The Flavobacterium faecale genomic sequence TATCCATGTGATTATCACTACGCACGTCGCTCAATGAATATGACGCACCGTTGGTTGGAAAGATGTATTACACATTTGGATAAATTACCCATGAAATATGGTTATAACCAACACTTTTTCCCGATTATACAAGGAAGTGTTTATAAAGATTTGAGAGAAAAATCGGCAGAATATATCGCCAACACAAACCAAGTTGGTAATGCTATTGGTGGTCTATCTGTTGGAGAACCTGCAGAAGAAATGTATGCTATGACAGAGGTTGTAACAGCAATTTTGCCTGAGGACAAACCTCGTTATTTAATGGGTGTTGGTACTCCGATTAATATTTTGGAAAATATCGCACTAGGTATCGATATGTTTGACTGTGTGATGCCTACCCGTAATGCTAGAAACGGAATGTTGTTTACAGCAAATGGTACGATCAATATTAAAAATAAAAAATGGGAAGCAGACTTTTCTCCTATTGATGACATGGCAATTACTTGGGTAGATACAGAATATACAAAAGCCTATTTGCGCCATCTTTTTGCAGCTAATGAGTATTTGGGGAAACAAATTGCTACGATACATAACCTAGGTTTCTATATGTGGTTGGTACGTGAGGCTAGAAAACACATCATTGCAGGTGATTTTAGAACTTGGAAAGACATGATGGTCAAAAATATGAGCCAACGTTTGTAAAAAAATGTTTGAAGTTTTTTTGTTTAAAGTTGCTAATTTGTACTAAGAATTAGCAACAGTTTTAAAACGAAGACTTTTAAACTTTTTTAACCTTAAACTTTTTGTATGTTAACAATATTAGATAAGTACATTTTAAAGAGATATTTGGCCACTTTTGTGACCATGTTGGCGATGTTCGTTCCTATTGGGATCATCGTTGACGTGTCTGAAAAGATCAACTTCATGATCGAAAATAAGGTGCCGTTTCTTAAAATTGCAGTCTACTATTACCATTTTACGATTTACTTTGCCAACAATTTATTCCCTATATTTCTGTTTTTGTCTATTATTTGGTTTACCTCCAAACTAGCTAATAATACAGAGATTATAGCCATTTTGAGTT encodes the following:
- the tgt gene encoding tRNA guanosine(34) transglycosylase Tgt, which translates into the protein MKFDLLKKDPQSKARAGSITTDHGVIETPIFMPVGTVASVKGVHQRELREDINPDIILGNTYHLYLRPKTEILEKAGGLHKFMNWDRPILTDSGGYQVYSLSSNRKIKEDGVKFKSHIDGSYHVFTPENVMEIQRTIGADIIMAFDECTPYPCDYHYARRSMNMTHRWLERCITHLDKLPMKYGYNQHFFPIIQGSVYKDLREKSAEYIANTNQVGNAIGGLSVGEPAEEMYAMTEVVTAILPEDKPRYLMGVGTPINILENIALGIDMFDCVMPTRNARNGMLFTANGTINIKNKKWEADFSPIDDMAITWVDTEYTKAYLRHLFAANEYLGKQIATIHNLGFYMWLVREARKHIIAGDFRTWKDMMVKNMSQRL